Within the Rhizobium favelukesii genome, the region AAATGGGCGCAATGGATCGGTGAGGCCCTGCCGCTGACCCACTATATCAGGATCGTCCGGGCGATCATGCTGAAGGGCGCCAGTATCCAGACGCTTGCCTATGACACGATCGCCCTCGCCTGCCTGATGGCCGTTGCCATGCTCATCGCCGTCCGCCGCTTCCGCAGGACATTGGATTAGTCGCAGGCTGATGTCCGCGGTGCGGATCCCTTCGCGGTACACACAACAGGCTGCCTGGCTATCTGGGCCGGCGAACGGCCCGGACCTTGCCGCTGGTTCCCCCGCCACAAAAGAGGCGATCTGCGCCATCGGACTCGAGCCCCGATATGGTCAGGCCAGGCGGCATGTCGATGCGTTCCAACACGCGCCCGCTCTCAGGTTCAACGCGCCGGATATCGCTCTCATCGCCTTCCCAAGTGGCGTGCCAGAGTTCGCCATCGACCCAGGTCACGCCGGTAACGAAGCGGCTGGACTCGATGCTGCGAAGAAGCGCGCCGGTGTCCGGATCGATCTGATGGATCTTTCGGCCACGGTAGTCTCCGACCCAGAGCGTTCCTTCAGC harbors:
- a CDS encoding PQQ-binding-like beta-propeller repeat protein, with translation MKHSQAEILREYGPFPNADRVAGVTFDGRHVWFASGDKLNAFDPEVGEVVHSIDVAAHAGTAFDGRYLFQIAEDRIQKIDPKTGEVLSTIPAPGNGGDSGLAWAEGTLWVGDYRGRKIHQIDPDTGALLRSIESSRFVTGVTWVDGELWHATWEGDESDIRRVEPESGRVLERIDMPPGLTISGLESDGADRLFCGGGTSGKVRAVRRPR